A window from Heterodontus francisci isolate sHetFra1 chromosome 4, sHetFra1.hap1, whole genome shotgun sequence encodes these proteins:
- the foxb2 gene encoding forkhead box protein B2 — translation MPRPGKNSYSDQKPPYSYISLTAMAIQSSAEKMLPLSEIYKFIMDRFPYYRENTQRWQNSLRHNLSFNDCFIKIPRRPDQPGKGSFWALHPDCGDMFENGSFLRRRKRFKVHRSEHLSAKNSQMIHYFQHHHHHQQQAKLGLAPPETAPGMGRLPQFQPYGVNGPQSTGFKHPFAIENIIGRDYKNMMASGLPLASVMHHLGYPVPSQLSNMVGSMWPHVGVIDSMAPMPVTPDYSPFGVPMKTICHPGTQTMPAVPVPIKPTVSLASISTMPAPGALPGSPTQICPSSSSSSLHLDQTRSTSTEGKTNSLHSVHVHS, via the coding sequence ATGCCTCGTCCGGGGAAAAATTCCTACAGTGATCAAAAACCTCCTTACTCGTACATCTCATTGACTGCGATGGCCATTCAGAGCTCTGCGGAGAAGATGCTCCCTTTGAGTGAGATTTACAAATTTATCATGGACAGGTTTCCTTATTACAGAGAGAACACCCAGCGGTGGCAGAATTCTCTCCGCCACAACCTCTCTTTTAACGACTGCTTCATTAAGATCCCGCGCAGACCCGACCAGCCAGGCAAAGGCAGTTTTTGGGCTCTTCATCCTGACTGTGGAGATATGTTCGAGAATGGGAGTTTCCTCCGGCGCCGTAAGAGGTTTAAGGTGCACCGGTCAGAACACTTGTCCGCCAAAAATTCACAAATGATCCATTATTtccagcaccaccaccaccaccagcaacAAGCCAAGTTGGGGTTGGCCCCGCCGGAGACGGCCCCAGGTATGGGGCGCTTGCCCCAGTTCCAGCCCTATGGGGTCAACGGTCCCCAGTCCACTGGATTTAAGCACCCATTTGCCATCGAGAACATTATTGGAAGGGACTATAAGAACATGATGGCCAGTGGACTTCCTTTGGCCTCTGTAATGCACCACCTTGGTTATCCAGTGCCCAGCCAGCTCAGTAACATGGTGGGATCCATGTGGCCCCATGTGGGTGTCATAGACTCCATGGCCCCCATGCCAGTTACTCCAGATTACAGCCCGTTTGGGGTACCCATGAAGACGATCTGTCACCCGGGCACCCAGACTATGCCAGCCGTCCCTGTGCCCATCAAACCTACAGTGTCCCTGGCGTCTATCTCCACAATGCCAGCTCCAGGAGCCCTGCCAGGCAGTCCCACGCAGATCTGTCCGTCATCATCTTCATCCTCTTTACATCTAGATCAGACTCGATCAACCTCCACTGAGGGCAAAACTaactccttacactccgtgcacgtCCATTCCTGA